In Nitratiruptor sp. YY09-18, a single window of DNA contains:
- a CDS encoding asparaginase domain-containing protein, whose product MIILNTGGTFNKIYDKIKGELIVPPSNQAIEEILQKCALKIPIKGLIYKDSLEFTQNDREELAQTVKELPQKSVIVVHGTDTMDKSAAFIAKQDIDKCIVLTGAMVPYAIDQSEASANLMLAIAKAKLAWESGVFIAMHGNVAEFDTIYKDRQRGVFCLK is encoded by the coding sequence GTGATTATACTCAATACTGGTGGAACATTTAATAAAATTTATGACAAAATCAAAGGTGAGCTTATAGTTCCTCCATCAAACCAAGCAATTGAAGAGATTCTCCAAAAGTGTGCTCTCAAGATCCCTATCAAAGGTCTTATTTACAAAGATAGTTTAGAATTTACCCAAAATGATAGAGAAGAATTGGCACAGACTGTTAAAGAGCTTCCTCAAAAAAGCGTAATAGTTGTGCATGGGACTGATACAATGGATAAAAGCGCTGCATTTATAGCTAAACAAGACATTGATAAATGCATTGTTTTAACAGGTGCAATGGTGCCTTATGCAATTGATCAGAGTGAAGCGAGTGCAAATTTGATGCTAGCAATTGCAAAAGCAAAATTAGCTTGGGAGAGTGGAGTATTTATAGCGATGCATGGGAATGTGGCAGAGTTTGATACGATATATAAAGACCGACAAAGGGGAGTCTTTTGTCTAAAGTAA
- a CDS encoding heavy metal translocating P-type ATPase — protein MSKVRCDHCHLEFDEDVMIKDGDKYFCCKGCQGVYHLLRSEGLESFYDKLGDTKLQPAQQPKEDLEKFDLEGFVNRYVKKRDDGLYEINLIIEGIHCAACVWLNEKVLHKLPGIIEASINYTNNKAKIIWDPEVIKLSKIIETIRSIGYNAYPYDPSLQEERALKQRRDYYARILLAVFATMNIMWIAIAQYVGFFTGMRSDIKNILNIAEFALATPTLFYSGWVFFKGAYYGIKNRFINMDFLVATGALLTYLYSIYAMVTHTGEVYFDSVTMIITFVLVGKYLEVLSKKQAVDTVDALLGSLPTEVTVIKDGSKALVSVENVIVGDIIELKPGEKVVIDGVIVNGEASFDESSLTGESVPVFKKEGDEVLSGSICLDGVVRYEATKEFSTSLISNIATLLEDAVTKKPRVEQLANQISGYFSLTILSIAMFTFFGWYFHTGFEHALIVAVSVIVIACPCALGLATPMATLVGLGEALKRGILFKEARFLETIAKSDTVVLDKTGTITKGKPEVVAEEKFKEFDENIVYTLCEHSNHPISRGVLEYLAKKSKHKILQSQKIEEIKARGIKAIIDGKEVLGGNAQFLHENGITMSYEGENSLFAVAIDKELVVLYELADELRENAAYAIGKIKELGLEVWMLTGDNERSAAKVAKMAGIDKYRAKLLPQEKSAFIDKLHHAGKVVIMAGDGINDAIALACSDIAIAMGSGADIALSVSDVVLLDEKPMKIYEAIVIGRRVFRAVKENLALSLLYNVIAVPLAVMGYVNPLFAALAMSLSSLTVVGNSFRIKGIRWTRG, from the coding sequence TTGTCTAAAGTAAGATGTGATCATTGCCATTTGGAGTTTGATGAAGATGTAATGATCAAAGATGGTGATAAATATTTTTGCTGCAAAGGGTGCCAAGGGGTCTATCATCTCTTGCGCTCTGAAGGGCTTGAAAGCTTCTACGATAAACTTGGTGATACAAAACTCCAGCCTGCACAGCAGCCAAAAGAGGATCTTGAAAAATTTGATCTTGAAGGGTTTGTCAATCGCTATGTCAAAAAGCGCGATGATGGTCTTTATGAAATCAATTTAATCATAGAGGGGATCCACTGTGCCGCATGTGTCTGGCTCAATGAGAAGGTGCTCCATAAGCTTCCAGGTATTATAGAAGCGAGTATCAACTATACAAACAATAAAGCCAAAATCATCTGGGATCCTGAAGTCATTAAACTTTCTAAAATCATAGAGACTATTCGTTCTATCGGCTACAACGCCTATCCATACGATCCATCTTTGCAAGAAGAACGGGCTCTTAAGCAGCGTAGGGACTACTATGCAAGGATATTGCTCGCAGTCTTTGCTACCATGAATATTATGTGGATTGCAATTGCGCAGTATGTGGGGTTTTTTACCGGTATGCGCAGTGATATCAAAAACATTCTCAATATAGCAGAATTTGCACTAGCAACTCCTACACTTTTTTATAGTGGATGGGTTTTTTTCAAAGGGGCGTATTACGGTATAAAAAATCGTTTCATCAATATGGATTTCCTCGTTGCTACTGGTGCGTTGCTTACTTACCTCTATTCAATTTATGCCATGGTAACCCATACGGGTGAGGTCTATTTTGATTCGGTGACGATGATTATCACTTTTGTACTTGTAGGTAAATATCTTGAAGTTTTGAGTAAGAAGCAGGCTGTCGATACTGTTGATGCACTTCTTGGATCTTTGCCTACTGAAGTGACTGTCATCAAAGATGGCTCCAAAGCATTGGTAAGCGTAGAGAATGTGATTGTCGGAGATATCATCGAGCTCAAACCTGGTGAGAAAGTGGTCATCGATGGTGTGATTGTGAATGGGGAAGCAAGCTTTGATGAGAGTAGTTTAACTGGAGAGAGTGTGCCTGTTTTCAAAAAGGAGGGGGATGAGGTATTAAGTGGCTCTATCTGTCTTGATGGTGTTGTGCGCTATGAAGCAACGAAGGAGTTTAGTACTTCACTCATATCAAATATTGCTACACTTTTAGAAGATGCGGTGACGAAAAAGCCACGCGTCGAGCAGCTTGCCAATCAGATAAGCGGCTACTTTAGCCTCACTATCCTCTCTATTGCCATGTTTACATTTTTTGGCTGGTATTTTCATACAGGATTTGAGCATGCTCTTATTGTGGCAGTGAGTGTCATCGTTATAGCGTGTCCTTGTGCCCTTGGACTAGCAACTCCTATGGCAACACTAGTAGGGCTTGGAGAGGCTTTGAAAAGAGGCATTTTGTTTAAAGAGGCAAGATTTTTAGAAACTATTGCCAAAAGCGATACAGTTGTGCTAGATAAGACAGGAACTATCACAAAAGGAAAGCCTGAGGTAGTAGCAGAGGAGAAGTTTAAAGAGTTTGATGAAAATATCGTCTACACTCTTTGCGAACACTCCAACCATCCTATTAGCCGAGGAGTATTAGAATATCTCGCTAAAAAGAGCAAACACAAAATCTTGCAATCACAGAAGATAGAGGAGATTAAAGCACGAGGTATCAAAGCTATCATTGATGGAAAAGAGGTGCTAGGGGGCAACGCACAATTTTTGCACGAAAATGGTATAACTATGAGTTATGAGGGAGAAAACTCTCTCTTTGCAGTTGCGATTGACAAGGAGCTTGTAGTGCTCTATGAATTAGCCGATGAGCTAAGAGAAAATGCAGCATATGCTATCGGCAAGATAAAAGAGCTGGGATTAGAAGTATGGATGCTTACAGGCGACAATGAAAGAAGTGCAGCAAAAGTGGCAAAGATGGCAGGGATAGATAAATATCGTGCCAAACTCTTGCCACAAGAAAAAAGTGCTTTTATCGATAAGCTCCACCATGCAGGTAAAGTTGTTATAATGGCAGGAGATGGTATCAATGATGCGATTGCTCTAGCTTGTAGTGATATCGCCATCGCTATGGGAAGTGGTGCTGATATTGCTCTGAGTGTGAGCGATGTGGTGCTCCTTGATGAAAAACCTATGAAGATTTACGAAGCGATCGTGATAGGACGCAGAGTGTTCCGTGCAGTCAAAGAGAATCTTGCTCTCTCACTTCTTTATAATGTCATAGCAGTACCGTTAGCGGTAATGGGATATGTCAATCCACTCTTTGCAGCTCTTGCTATGTCACTCAGCTCATTAACGGTTGTTGGAAACAGTTTTAGAATAAAGGGGATCCGATGGACGCGTGGGTAA
- the ccoS gene encoding cbb3-type cytochrome oxidase assembly protein CcoS — protein MDAWVIAMMIFISTLLGAFGLFALIWGLKTGQFDDTTKFLDGARFDGEEELKDAVMMEEKKKELERRRKDRRIMPH, from the coding sequence ATGGACGCGTGGGTAATAGCGATGATGATTTTTATTTCTACCTTGCTTGGGGCTTTTGGGCTCTTTGCTCTTATATGGGGTCTAAAAACCGGTCAGTTTGATGATACGACCAAATTTTTGGATGGTGCTCGCTTTGATGGTGAAGAGGAGCTCAAAGATGCTGTCATGATGGAAGAGAAGAAAAAAGAGTTAGAAAGACGCAGAAAAGATAGACGAATAATGCCTCATTAG
- a CDS encoding c-type cytochrome yields MKKLAVLTLAAAVATTLMAADGAALYKKCAGCHGANGEKKALGKSEVIKGWPKEKTVEALKGYKAGTRNVHGMGALMKGQVANLSDADIEALADYIAKLK; encoded by the coding sequence ATGAAAAAATTGGCAGTACTTACTCTTGCAGCAGCAGTTGCAACTACTCTTATGGCGGCTGACGGTGCAGCCCTTTATAAAAAATGTGCTGGATGTCATGGTGCAAATGGTGAGAAAAAAGCTCTTGGCAAATCTGAAGTTATCAAAGGCTGGCCAAAAGAAAAGACTGTTGAAGCTCTCAAAGGCTACAAAGCTGGTACGAGAAACGTACACGGTATGGGTGCTTTGATGAAAGGTCAAGTGGCAAATCTTAGCGATGCTGACATCGAAGCTTTGGCTGATTATATTGCTAAACTCAAGTAA
- the gmhB gene encoding D-glycero-beta-D-manno-heptose 1,7-bisphosphate 7-phosphatase translates to MHKAVFLDRDGVINVDKGYVGNIENFEFIDGVLESLRRLQQRGFKLIIITNQSGIGRGYYTLKDFQKLTKFMLQNLRDEGITIDGVYFCPHHPDEKCSCRKPAPGMIMQAAKEHEIDLSSSWLIGDKMSDIEAAKNAGIPNTILLQNKRLIDVVQEIV, encoded by the coding sequence TTGCATAAAGCAGTTTTTCTCGATCGAGACGGTGTCATCAATGTAGATAAGGGTTATGTAGGTAATATTGAAAATTTTGAGTTTATCGATGGAGTTTTGGAGAGTTTGCGAAGACTCCAGCAAAGAGGTTTCAAGCTCATCATCATAACAAACCAATCAGGAATTGGAAGAGGCTATTATACGCTCAAAGATTTTCAAAAACTTACAAAATTTATGCTTCAAAATTTACGCGATGAAGGGATTACAATAGATGGAGTCTATTTTTGCCCCCACCATCCAGATGAGAAATGTAGCTGTCGCAAACCAGCTCCAGGTATGATAATGCAAGCAGCCAAAGAGCATGAGATCGATTTATCTTCTTCTTGGCTCATTGGTGATAAAATGAGTGATATAGAAGCAGCAAAAAATGCTGGTATACCAAATACGATATTATTGCAAAATAAAAGACTTATAGATGTAGTGCAGGAGATCGTGTGA
- the rfaD gene encoding ADP-glyceromanno-heptose 6-epimerase, which translates to MDFNNKTILITGGAGFIGSNLAFYFQEHFPKAKVVVFDKFRDESRFSNGNLTSFGHFKNLVGFRGEIISGDITNPQDLQRLRDFKFDYIFHEAAISDTTVQNQKLMLQTNLNAFKDLLDLALAHKAAMIYASSGAVYGKLPAPHRVGTEAPANIYGFSKLAMDHLAYDYMKRVDIPIVGLRYFNVYGPREYYKEKTASMVLQFGLQLLSGQKPRLFEGSDKIKRDFIYIDDVIQANIKACNPKRSGVYNVGTGIARSFKDIVDILSQELEIDAEYEYIPNPFKKQYQFFTLADIEPTREYLGYEPQFSLEKGIEADIPYIKKIFEEEIAC; encoded by the coding sequence ATAGATTTTAATAATAAGACAATTCTCATAACAGGTGGTGCAGGGTTTATTGGAAGTAATCTGGCTTTCTATTTTCAAGAGCATTTTCCTAAAGCCAAAGTAGTTGTATTTGATAAATTTAGGGATGAGAGTCGTTTTAGTAATGGGAATCTTACTAGTTTTGGACACTTTAAGAATCTTGTGGGATTTCGTGGTGAGATCATTAGCGGCGATATTACAAATCCACAAGATTTACAAAGACTGAGAGATTTTAAATTTGATTATATTTTCCATGAAGCAGCTATCAGTGATACTACGGTACAAAATCAAAAGCTCATGCTTCAAACAAATCTCAATGCTTTCAAGGATCTTCTCGATCTTGCCCTCGCCCACAAGGCAGCAATGATCTATGCAAGTAGTGGTGCAGTCTATGGAAAACTTCCAGCCCCCCACCGTGTAGGTACAGAGGCTCCAGCAAATATCTATGGATTTAGCAAATTAGCGATGGATCATTTGGCATATGATTATATGAAGAGAGTAGATATTCCCATAGTTGGTCTTCGTTACTTCAATGTTTATGGCCCAAGAGAGTATTACAAGGAAAAGACTGCATCGATGGTGTTGCAGTTTGGTTTGCAGCTTCTCAGCGGACAAAAGCCGCGACTTTTTGAAGGGAGTGATAAGATCAAACGCGATTTTATCTACATAGATGATGTAATCCAAGCGAATATAAAAGCTTGCAATCCAAAAAGAAGCGGTGTATACAATGTAGGCACAGGAATTGCTCGCAGTTTCAAAGATATTGTCGATATTTTGAGTCAAGAGCTAGAAATAGATGCAGAGTATGAATATATCCCAAATCCATTTAAAAAACAGTATCAGTTCTTTACACTTGCAGATATTGAACCCACAAGGGAGTATCTAGGCTATGAACCACAATTTAGCCTCGAAAAAGGCATAGAAGCAGATATTCCTTATATCAAGAAGATCTTTGAAGAGGAGATCGCTTGCTAA
- the rfaE1 gene encoding D-glycero-beta-D-manno-heptose-7-phosphate kinase: MLKRLRQANPKILVIGDLMVDHYLFGRCERISPEAPVQVVDVKEEKDLLGGAGNVVNNLLALGAEVSVAGVVGDDEAGEWIAKRLQSKGVEHLLLQEERPTTKKSRVLAGNQQILRIDQEETKPISKDAQEKIVEFVKASNADIILLSDYGKGVLTPWLIGELVKIGKPLFADPKGKDYSKYKGVTLLTPNKKEASLASGIDIEDEKTLMEAGKRIKEMANLQSLIITLSEEGMAIFDRGFKKIPTYAKEVYDVTGAGDTVLATLGYGVAAGLGLEEAAHFANLAAGVVVGKVGAATATLEEIERYEKSLRSADSEEFIKSFDEIASIAKRAKEQGKRIVFTNGCFDILHIGHVKYLQRAKELGDILIVGVNADESVKRLKGADRPINPEFDRAYILATLQPVDYVVIFHEDTPYNLIKLIEPDILVKGGDYHGKEVVGSDIAKETVLMEFVDGKSTTKIIERIKDAAKN, from the coding sequence TTGCTAAAAAGACTCCGCCAAGCAAATCCCAAAATTTTAGTCATTGGCGATCTCATGGTTGATCACTACCTCTTTGGAAGGTGTGAAAGAATCAGTCCAGAAGCTCCTGTGCAGGTAGTTGATGTGAAGGAGGAGAAGGATCTTTTAGGCGGTGCTGGAAATGTGGTCAACAACCTCTTGGCTCTTGGAGCAGAAGTGAGTGTAGCAGGGGTAGTAGGTGATGATGAAGCGGGAGAGTGGATAGCTAAGAGATTACAGAGCAAGGGAGTAGAGCATCTTTTACTACAAGAGGAGCGCCCAACTACCAAAAAGAGTAGAGTCTTAGCCGGTAACCAGCAGATACTGCGCATAGACCAAGAAGAGACAAAGCCAATTTCAAAGGATGCTCAGGAGAAAATTGTAGAGTTTGTAAAAGCTAGCAATGCAGACATAATTTTGCTCAGTGACTATGGCAAGGGAGTTTTGACCCCTTGGCTTATAGGTGAGCTTGTAAAGATAGGAAAGCCACTCTTTGCTGATCCAAAAGGAAAAGACTACTCCAAATACAAAGGTGTCACACTCCTCACTCCTAACAAAAAAGAGGCATCACTTGCTAGTGGTATCGACATTGAAGATGAAAAAACTCTCATGGAAGCTGGCAAGCGTATCAAAGAGATGGCTAATCTTCAAAGTCTCATCATCACTCTTTCTGAAGAGGGTATGGCAATTTTTGATAGAGGATTTAAAAAGATCCCAACATATGCCAAAGAGGTTTATGATGTGACGGGGGCTGGTGATACGGTGCTTGCGACTTTAGGCTATGGTGTGGCTGCTGGACTTGGTCTAGAAGAGGCAGCACATTTTGCCAATTTGGCAGCTGGAGTAGTTGTGGGCAAAGTGGGAGCCGCAACTGCTACACTTGAAGAGATTGAACGGTATGAGAAGAGTCTTAGAAGTGCAGACAGCGAAGAGTTTATTAAAAGCTTCGATGAGATTGCTTCGATCGCCAAAAGAGCAAAAGAGCAGGGCAAAAGAATAGTCTTTACAAATGGGTGCTTCGATATTCTCCATATAGGACATGTGAAATATTTGCAAAGAGCCAAAGAGCTCGGGGATATACTCATTGTAGGAGTTAATGCAGATGAGAGTGTTAAAAGACTTAAAGGTGCTGATAGACCTATCAATCCAGAGTTTGATCGTGCTTATATTCTTGCTACTTTGCAACCTGTCGATTATGTTGTGATCTTTCATGAAGATACACCCTACAATCTTATCAAGCTCATTGAGCCAGATATTTTAGTCAAAGGTGGTGACTATCACGGTAAAGAGGTAGTGGGGAGTGATATTGCCAAAGAGACTGTATTGATGGAGTTTGTAGATGGCAAGAGTACCACAAAAATCATAGAGAGGATCAAAGATGCTGCAAAAAATTGA
- the gmhA gene encoding D-sedoheptulose 7-phosphate isomerase, with the protein MLQKIEKELLEHQKAFERVWEELRFHIYTASVICIEALKNQKKIMLCGNGGSAADAQHIAAELVGRFKNERRALPAIALTTDTSALTAIANDYDFSEVFSRQVEALAYAGDVLIAISTSGESENVIKAVEAAKIKGCKIIGLLGKDGGMLKDMCDAVMVVPVYDTARIQEMHILIGHILCSLIDESF; encoded by the coding sequence ATGCTGCAAAAAATTGAAAAAGAGCTTCTTGAACACCAAAAGGCATTTGAGAGAGTATGGGAGGAGTTGCGATTTCATATATATACTGCAAGTGTGATCTGCATTGAAGCACTTAAAAACCAAAAAAAGATCATGCTTTGTGGCAATGGCGGGAGTGCAGCTGATGCACAGCACATTGCAGCCGAGCTTGTAGGAAGATTTAAAAATGAGCGAAGAGCATTGCCTGCAATTGCCCTCACTACCGATACTTCAGCGCTTACTGCCATTGCAAACGATTACGATTTTAGTGAAGTATTTAGCCGTCAAGTTGAAGCTTTGGCATATGCTGGTGATGTGCTTATAGCAATTTCAACTAGTGGCGAGAGCGAAAATGTGATCAAAGCAGTAGAAGCTGCGAAAATAAAGGGGTGTAAAATTATAGGACTCTTGGGCAAAGATGGAGGCATGCTCAAGGATATGTGTGATGCAGTGATGGTAGTACCAGTGTATGATACGGCTAGAATTCAGGAGATGCATATTCTCATAGGACATATTCTGTGTAGTTTGATTGATGAAAGTTTTTGA
- a CDS encoding lysophospholipid acyltransferase family protein, producing MREKFEYWLAKSLIGLSKVLPKKALYALFIGLADILYLVDKNRRQLTQDNLLKAGYSKNLARKSYHEIAKTLAEILLLYTGRFDFSTIEGEFTPKIDKPKIFITAHFGNWEALAHYLARNGYPMVVVGREGNNKLIEKNITTHFRTKYGNRLVYKIGAMRKLIVALKNRENIGLLIDQKAGRDGIETTFFNRVCKTVPTVAMLAKKFDVEIVPIFLVRTSKGFKIIQKDFACKECDTKEFTQKLNDIFEEVVRMYPEQWFWMHNRWRV from the coding sequence ATGCGAGAGAAGTTTGAGTATTGGCTAGCAAAATCGTTAATAGGCCTATCAAAAGTTCTGCCCAAAAAAGCGCTCTATGCTCTTTTCATTGGGCTTGCTGATATTCTCTATCTTGTCGACAAAAATCGCAGACAACTCACACAAGATAATCTCTTAAAAGCTGGGTATTCTAAAAATCTTGCACGCAAAAGTTATCATGAGATTGCAAAAACGCTGGCGGAAATTTTGCTCCTCTACACTGGCAGATTTGATTTTTCAACTATTGAAGGAGAGTTTACTCCAAAAATTGACAAACCAAAGATATTCATCACTGCGCACTTTGGGAATTGGGAGGCTTTGGCACACTATCTTGCACGCAATGGCTATCCGATGGTAGTAGTGGGCAGAGAAGGGAACAACAAACTTATAGAAAAAAACATCACCACCCATTTTCGCACAAAATATGGCAACAGACTTGTCTACAAAATTGGAGCTATGCGTAAACTCATCGTAGCTTTGAAAAACAGAGAAAATATTGGCCTCTTGATCGACCAAAAGGCTGGTAGAGATGGGATAGAGACAACATTTTTCAATCGAGTTTGTAAAACTGTGCCAACAGTTGCAATGCTAGCAAAAAAGTTCGATGTAGAGATAGTGCCGATATTTTTAGTGCGCACTTCCAAAGGATTTAAAATTATCCAAAAAGATTTTGCATGTAAAGAGTGTGATACGAAAGAGTTTACCCAAAAGCTTAATGATATTTTTGAAGAAGTAGTACGTATGTACCCAGAACAGTGGTTTTGGATGCACAATAGGTGGAGAGTGTGA